A part of Lutra lutra chromosome 2, mLutLut1.2, whole genome shotgun sequence genomic DNA contains:
- the RP1L1 gene encoding retinitis pigmentosa 1-like 1 protein: MNSTLRDAQTLSHRECFLPSMARTPSVTQVTPAKKITFLKRGDPRFAGVRLAVDQRAFKSFGALMDELSQRVPLSFGVRSVTTPRGLHGLSALEQLEDGGCYLCSDKKPPKTPSRPGWSQWRSPSIQQSRDLESRYEAPGTSSSCKGPKAPRKIMLVKNGDPRFQQTLVLSHRNTRNMTAFLSKASDLLHFPVKQVYTTSGKKVDSLKGLIHSPSVLVCAGYESFKPLAMEDSRRYGIETLSGQTPRNKTGSWGPKAKQSVIHSRSRSGSRPQRFSLLSERSGLSDPPVSLHHAQMDLAHDGHPQDIPAQLGPLVASDDVEKKIRMNEDGSLSIEMKVRFHLLGEDALLWSRRVGRASALTAASEEVPVLGEVGSLRCVWEDHPGGSSEPKAQGQGPCEAGCEEACGQGLWQPGSRYEIWMNPLYSTQGEGMASRRRSRLTQHSHSRRPCSKGFTRRKRSSKDSDSPASSNRPPKDSESNPSCCSRSPEGSVGSCDLHLASGAASQRGAGWEADGPSRTRETPGQQGAGHGSREHHSCLKPQTRGTVGALSDSSGSSGSHEESSERSEQHQDCQSKTRAMTTSRTKAIQGEGPSPPTVSPLSLRNEDSQAEENGQGTRSSQAEGRSGMRLPLTPGHSGSGDTAEGCSPPSAYASVPGKRRKKGRASALSSPSISGFSRGAQIGCPSQHHTRRHTHCPPDSPMPRQMPGPPSRGRVCPNGPVPPLSANSPSTRNQVSQDTGSPSSASLHSQYAQGVSSALITPASNSDCASNFYSPYPPSAEAEGDPEFRACSSAPTPSNTSDSLSNQADGLDKKAGGSIPKPSWPLVLPVGQPDTGMPGAHQGCSCSLISTCLFHRTPSCKSHALQTSQALGSLGPFSEVSLACSRYCPTPPRTWPFVNKHPSCSSSPRADCRPGGGELGEGMLDAWCPRPPGSQSGAMGKAVKGLRRGSSSCGPRSGRIYQGKNFTGRGENLEGQEKDGRMMLGALPQASPDTVVREWLSNIPEEPIPMKCEMVSESTDVAGDDPEGPKEDPVDRHSPECLGEATQVRQLSHERATSEKAEPDEALPITGDADLKSEEGLPCNGVSEDPREAGASKGMAADCRVGQCVLPHKVSASIQIMKVLMGSKQSRPSSLPEVSNTVGRRLSHSAQGLITCLAGLHFFDEDLGPPTGKVRFIDSPRYQELLSTFQALWPGCDLRRGELDLGLWELGWCQALPGLRSDIMTDFTPTSSSGVDVHSGSGGSGEGSGPCAMECALVPEKIALPLKIPSQRSDSRNSENQEDQGNQQLSGSTASSNAQAWTCASRKDEAERNSGGQVLGHNLDQEVENTAQDEEALLEKVGEEKEIAALQGEGVQGFPEEERVMGQELSEANSQDGEGAQEVKSGQEEEAGGDPASTLLCPPGEREKPTELHRSLSERDPNTRGPQMEPGLEKLPKAAEPCHVQTQAKHTQGPGERSSSRAHRVPLDPDALWVSRLLRKMEKAFMAHLASATAELRARWSLQNDRLLDQMVAELQQDLDWRLRESTENELRKIQSQAGGKTPAREALRWELSLQTEQRRRRLQGLRHLSAFSGQAGSQGPSSFPMEEDASTLSGTLGTWLVGEAEGEEFCPCEACMRKKVIPMSPKDTTGAPRAPIEKAFDLQHILQKKKRGCASGEAAKTSLKEGGMEPPQVDPLGTGTIQESNGGLELGLGQDPGPEEQDEGESSQTLGKDGDHRGEEEEATAQKREGITGAERGSIPEGAGRDDPSPGGQDDGVKTSEAREAERERQSESGGGNQGEKEGSPEAGSGQGQLGETSGNSSPDQEGEPALPSTLGGDSPHQRSGWKAGLTSSNISSLGNCSQLSQKGSEEKPLSRDMKSIEEESKGVRGSERKVTGMYPEISASEQEGAPSGPRTPEQAAGEPSGLEVEKVVKTPTFTEMRFKNFTTDRTDDFGQDDLDF; this comes from the exons ATGAACAGCACCTTAAGGGATGCACAGACCCTGAGCCACCGTGAGTGCTTCCTGCCTTCCATGGCCCGGACTCCCTCTGTCACCCAGGTCACGCCAGCCAAGAAGATAACCTTCCTCAAGCGAGGGGATCCCCGATTTGCTGGGGTTCGCTTGGCTGTTGACCAACGAGCTTTCAAGAGCTTTGGTGCTCTAATGGACGAGCTTTCTCAGCGTGTGCCTCTCTCCTTTGGGGTGCGCTCTGTCACCACACCCCGCGGCCTGCATGGCCTCAGTGCCCTGGAACAGCTGGAAGATGGTGGTTGCTACCTCTGCTCTGATAAGAAGCCCCCCAAAACACCCAGTAGGCCAGGTTGGTCACAATGGAGAAGTCCATCTATTCAGCAATCAAGGGATCTTGAAAGCCGGTATGAAGCACCAGGAACATCCTCTTCCTGCAAGGGTCCTAAAGCCCCAAGGAAGATAATGCTGGTTAAGAATGGAGACCCTAGATTCCAGCAGACTCTGGTTCTCAGCCATAGAAATACAAGAAACATGACAGCCTTTCTCAGCAAAGCCTCAGATCTTTTGCACTTCCCTGTGAAGCAGGTGTACACAACGAGTGGGAAAAAG GTGGACTCTCTGAAGGGTCTGATCCACAGTCCCTCAGTGCTAGTATGTGCCGGCTATGAGTCTTTCAAACCTCTGGCAATGGAAGATTCTAGAAGATATGGAATTGAAACTTTATCTGGGCagactccaagaaacaaaactG GAAGCTGGGGGCCAAAGGCCAAGCAGAGTGTGATCCACTCAAGGTCCAGGTCCGGCAGCCGGCCACAGCGGTTTTCCTTGCTATCAGAGAGGTCTGGTCTCAGCGACCCCCCGGTGTCCCTGCATCATGCTCAGATGGACCTCGCTCATGATGGACACCCTCAGGACATACCTGCCCAGCTTGGCCCATTGGTGGCCAGTGATGATGTTGAGAAAAAGATCCGCATGAACGAAGATGGCAGCTTGTCTATAGAGATGAAAGTCCGCTTCCACCTACTTGGTGAGGACGCACTCTTATGGTCCAGGAGGGTAGGGAGGGCCAGCGCCCTGACAGCAGCCAGTGAGGAGGTCCCTGTCCTGGGGGAGGTGGGTTCCCTCCGCTGTGTGTGGGAGGACCACCCTGGGGGCTCCTCAGAACCTAAGGCACAGGGACAGGGGCCCTGTGAGGCAGGATGTGAAGAAGCTTGTGGCCAAGGCCTATGGCAGCCAGGGTCCAGGTATGAGATCTGGATGAACCCCCTGTACTCCACCCAAGGAGAGGGGATGGCCTCTCGGAGGAGATCCAGGCTGACCCAACACTCCCACTCCAGGAGGCCCTGTAGCAAAGGGTTCactagaaggaaaagaagcagcaAGGACAGTGACAGCCCTGCCTCCAGCAACAGACCCCCCAAAGACTCCGAGTCAAACCCCTCCTGCTGCTCCAGGTCTCCAGAGGGCAGCGTGGGCAGCTGTGACCTACATTTAGCCTCGGGGGCTGCCTcccagaggggagcagggtgggaagCTGATGGCCCATCACGGACTAGGGAGACCCCAGgtcagcagggagcagggcatGGCAGCAGGGAACACCACAGCTGCCTGAAGCCCCAGACCCGAGGCACGGTAGGTGCTCTTTCTGACTCCTCAGGGAGTTCTGGTTCTCACGAGGAGTCTAGTGAAAGGAGTGAACAGCACCAGGACTGCCAGAGCAAGACAAGAGCCATGACTACCTCCCGAACAAAGGCCATTCAGGGGGAAGGCCCCAGTCCTCCCACGGTGAGTCCCTTGTCTTTGAGGAATGAGGACTCCCAGGCAGAAGAGAATGGACAGGGTACCAGGAGCTCCCAGGCTGAGGGTAGGTCTGGGATGAGACTGCCCCTGACTCCAGGTCATTCTGGCTCTGGGGACACTGCAGAAGGATGTTCTCCACCTTCTGCCTATGCCTCAGTCCcaggcaagagaagaaagaagggcaGAGCTAGTGCTCTGTCCTCACCCAGCATTTCTGGTTTCAGCCGAGGGGCTCAGATAGGCTGCCCCAGTCAACACCACACCCGAAGGCATACCCACTGCCCACCTGACTCACCCATGCCCAGGCAAATGCCGGGACCTCCCAGCAGAGGCAGGGTCTGCCCAAATGGCCCAGTGCCACCCCTTTCAGCAAACTCTCCCAGTACCAGGAACCAGGTCTCCCAGGATACAGGGtcaccctcctctgcctctcttcatTCCCAGTATGCACAGGGGGTCAGCAGTGCGCTCATTACCCCTGCGAGCAATTCTGACTGCGCTTCCAATTTCTATTCCCCATACCCTCCCTCTGCTGAGGCTGAAGGGGACCCTGAGTTCAGGGCATGCTCATCAGCTCCCACACCTTCCAACACATCAGACTCTTTGAGCAACCAAGCTGATGGTCTAGACAAAAAGGCAGGGGGCAGCATTCCCAAACCTTCCTGGCCTTTAGTTCTGCCAGTTGGACAGCCTGACACAGGGATGCCAGGAGCCCATCAAGGCTGCAGCTGCTCATTGATCAGCACATGCCTGTTCCACAGGACCCCCAGTTGTAAGTCTCATGCCCTGCAGACCTCCCAGGCATTGGGAAGCCTGGGGCCTTTCTCTGAGGTCTCCTTGGCATGCAGCAGATACTGTCCCACTCCCCCAAGAACATGGCCTTTTGTCAATAAACACCCTTCATGTAGCAGCAGCCCCAGGGCTGACTGCAGGCCAGGTgggggagagctgggggagggaatgCTTGATGCATGGTGCCCCCGACCCCCTGGCTCTCAGTCAGGGGCTATGGGGAAAGCAGTCAAAGGCTTGAGAAGGGGCAGTTCCAGCTGTGGCCCCAGGTCTGGGAGAATATACCAGGGGAAGAATTTTACTGGTAGAGGGGAAAACCTAGAGGGGCAAGAGAAAGATGGCAGAATGATGCTGGGTGCTCTGCCCCAAGCCTCACCAGACACCGTAGTCCGTGAATGGCTGAGCAACATTCCAGAGGAGCCCATACCCATGAAATGTGAGATGGTGAGTGAGAGCACAGATGTGGCAGGGGATGACCCAGAAGGCCCCAAGGAGGACCCTGTGGACCGACATTCCCCAGAATGTCTAGGGGAGGCAACACAGGTCAGACAACTGTCACATGAAAGGGCCACCAGCGAGAAAGCAGAACCAGatgaagccttaccaataactgGTGATGCTGATCTCAAGTCAGAAGAGGGTCTTCCTTGTAATGGAGTTTCAGAAGACCCCAGGGAAGCTGGAGCAAGCAAAGGCATGGCCGCAGACTGTCGTGTGGGCCAGTGTGTGCTACCTCACAAGGTCTCTGCATCCATACAGATCATGAAGGTACTGATGGGCTCCAAGCAGAGCCGGCCCAGCAGCCTGCCTGAAGTGTCCAACACAGTGGGCAGGAGGCTCAGCCACTCTGCCCAGGGCCTTATCACCTGTCTTGCTGGGCTCCACTTCTTTGATGAAGACCTTGGGCCTCCCACTGGCAAAGTGAGGTTTATAGATTCTCCTCGGTACCAGGAGCTCCTGAGCACCTTCCAGGCCCTGTGGCCAGGATGTGACCTCAGGCGAGGTGAGCTGGACTTGGGGCTCTGGGAGCTTGGCTGGTGCCAGGCTCTGCCAGGCCTCAGGTCTGACATCATGACTGACTTCACGCCGACATCCTCATCTGGTGTGGATGTCCACAGTGGTTCCGGAGGCTCAGGGGAGGGCAGTGGACCCTGTGCCATGGAATGTGCCCTGGTCCCTGAGAAGATAGCATTGCCCTTGAAAATCCCCTCCCAGAGGTCTGATTCTAGAAACTCGGAGAACCAAGAGGATCAAGGAAACCAACAGCTGAGTGGTTCCACAGCCTCTTCAAATGCCCAAGCATGGACTTGTGCCAGCAGAAAAgatgaggcagagagaaacagcgGGGGGCAGGTTCTGGGACATAACCTGGACCAAGAGGTTGAAAATACAGCGCAAGATGAGGAGGCCCTGCTAGAGAAagttggagaagaaaaagaaatagcagcACTGCAAGGAGAGGGTGTCCAGGGattcccagaagaggaaagagtcATGGGACAAGAACTGTCAGAGGCCAACTCTCAGGATGGGGAGGGAGCCCAGGAAGTTAAGAGTGGGCaggaagaagaagcagggggagacCCTGCCTCCACTCTACTTTGTCCtccaggggaaagagagaaacccaCAGAGCTCCATAGGAGCCTCAGCGAGAGGGATCCAAATACCAGAGGTCCCCAAATGGAGCCTGGTTTGGAGAAGCTGCCCAAAGCAGCTGAGCCATGCCATGTGCAAACCCAGGCCAAGCACACCCAGGGGCCTGGGGAGAGGAGCTCTTCTCGGGCCCACAGAGTGCCTCTGGACCCTGACGCCCTCTGGGTGTCCAGGTTGctgaggaagatggagaaggccTTCATGGCTCACCTTGCCAGCGCCACAGCTGAGCTCCGAGCCCGCTGGAGTCTGCAGAACGACCGCCTGCTGGACCAGATGGTAGCAGAGCTGCAGCAGGACCTGGACTGGCGGCTCCGAGAGAGCACTGAGAATGAGCTTCGGAAGATCCAGAGCCAGGCAGGGGGAAAGACACCGGCCCGGGAAGCCCTCCGGTGGGAGCTCTCTCTGCAGACAGAGCAGCGCAGACGTCGCCTCCAGGGCTTGCGGCACCTCTCGGCCTTCTCTGGGCAGGCTGGAAGCCAGGGGCCCAGCTCCTTCCCCATGGAGGAGGATGCGTCCACCCTCAGTGGAaccctgggcacctggctggttggGGAGGCTGAGGGTGAAGAGTTTTGTCCCTGTGAGGCCTGCATGAGGAAGAAGGTGATCCCCATGTCCCCAAAGGACACAACAGGGGCACCCAGAGCACCCATCGAAAAGGCCTTCGACCTGCAGCATATtctgcagaagaagaaaagagggtgtGCTAGTGGGGAGGCTGCAAAGACATCCCttaaggagggagggatggagccACCTCAGGTGGACCCCTTGGGGACAGGGACCATCCAGGAGTCCAATGGAGGCCTGGAGCTGGGGTTAGGCCAGGACCCCGGGCCAGAGGAGCAGGATGAGGGTGAGAGCAGCCAGACCCTTGGCAAAGATGGAGACCAccgaggggaagaggaggaggcaacTGCTCAGAAGAGAGAAGGGATCACAGGTGCTGAGCGAGGCAGTATCCcagagggagcag GAAGAGATGACCCAAGTCCAGGAGGACAGGATGATGGTGTCAAAACTTCAGAGGCCCGGGAAGCTGAAAGAGAGCGGCAATCAGAGTCAGGGGGCGGAAACCAAGGGGAGAAAGAAGGTAGCCCAGAGGCTGGCTCCGGACAGGGTCAGCTGGGTGAGACTTCTGGAAACAGCAGCCCAGATCAAGAGGGAGAGCCAGCACTGCCCTCTACCCTAGGTGGAGACAGCCCCCACCAGAGGTCAGGTTGGAAAGCAGGTCTCACTTCCTCCAACATATCTTCTCTGGGAAACTGCTCTCAGCTCTCTCAGAAAGGCTCTGAAGAAAAGCCTTTGAGCAGAGACATGAAGAGCATCGAAGAGGAGTCCAAGGGGGTCCGTGGTTCAGAGAGAAAAGTCACAGGCATGTATCCAGAAATCTCCGCTTCTGAGCAAGAAGGAGCCCCCTCGGGCCCAAGGACTCCAGAGCAGGCAGCAGGTGAGCCCTCTGGCCTAGAAGTTGAGAAGGTAGTTAAAACTCCTACTTTCACAGAAATGAGGTTTAAAAACTTCACCACGGACAGGACAGATGACTTTGGCCAAGATGACTTAGATTTCTAG